The genomic interval AGGTGGCAACCCTAAAGGAAAAGGAGTAGTATTTGTCATTATGTGTTATAGATCATGAATAATACTTTCCATGTGATGCTTCAAATTCCCAACAGCCTTGAAGGGTTGAGGAAATCTAGCTAAGAATATTGTTCAGAGCCAGGACTGCCACCCAGTTGTTTAGCTTCACATTCACTGTTCTTTGCTCTGTGCTATAATGTCCAGATAAATGAGCTGCAGGCACAATCCCACCCAGACCTCTCACCATGACATTTACTCTTTCACACAAATATGTTACAGCTAAAAAGTTATCAGTAGCAATGGAATATActtcctacattaaaaaaaatactcaaagttGGTTATAAGTAAGGAGAGAATTTGGCAAGGGATGAGAAGGTAGGGGTAATAATGTAAGAGAAAATGATAGTCATTAAATATCTTATTTCAAaagtattaatttctttttcctttgaaggTGAAGGCTGAAGTGCTAGACATGGCAGATAATGCATTTGATGATGAATACCTGAAATGTACTGACAGGATGGAAATTAAATACGTTCCTCAACTGCTAAATGAGGAAAAAGCAAGCCACCAGCAATTAGATACTGTGTGGGAAAACGCAAAAGCCAAATGGGAAGCCCGAAAGACTCAAATCCTTCTCCCTATGAATTTTAAGGATAACCATGGAATAGCCCTGCTGGCATATATTTCCGAAGCTCAAGAGCAAACTCCCTTTTACCATCTGTTCAACGATGCTGTGAAGATGGCTGGCCAGTCTCGAGAAGATTATATCTATGGCTTCCAGTTCAAAGCTTTTCACTTTTACCTGACAAGAGCCCTGCAGTTGCTGAGAAGACCTTGTAAGGCCAGTTacaaaaatgtggtatatagaaCAAGCCAGGGCACTTCATTTACATTTGGAGGGCTAAACCAAGCCAGGTTTGGGCATTTCACCTTGGCATATTCAGCCAAACCTCAAGCTGCCAATGACCAGCAAACTGTGTTGTCCATCTACACATGCCTTGGAGTTGACATTGAAATTTTTCTtgataaagaaagtgaaagaattaCTTTAATACCTCTAAATGAGGTTTTTCAAGTGTCACAGGAAGGGGCTGGCAATAACCTCATCCTTCAAAGCACAAACAAGACCTGCAGCCATTATGAGTGTGCATTTCTAGGTGGTAAGTTTCTGCTCTGTCTGTGCTTGTCTGGGAGGGAAGGAATGGGATTCTTGGGCTTAGGGAAAGGTCAGTGAAGGAGAGTGAGAAGTGTTCGAAAGGTGAAATGACATTTGTCAGTTTCTGATCTAGCTCCTTTCATACTGTCTCTTTAccc from Saimiri boliviensis isolate mSaiBol1 chromosome 3, mSaiBol1.pri, whole genome shotgun sequence carries:
- the ART3 gene encoding ecto-ADP-ribosyltransferase 3 isoform X4; its protein translation is MKRKMKTRHFEIVTVLLAAMILVDIFQVKAEVLDMADNAFDDEYLKCTDRMEIKYVPQLLNEEKASHQQLDTVWENAKAKWEARKTQILLPMNFKDNHGIALLAYISEAQEQTPFYHLFNDAVKMAGQSREDYIYGFQFKAFHFYLTRALQLLRRPCKASYKNVVYRTSQGTSFTFGGLNQARFGHFTLAYSAKPQAANDQQTVLSIYTCLGVDIEIFLDKESERITLIPLNEVFQVSQEGAGNNLILQSTNKTCSHYECAFLGGLKTENCVENLEYFQHIYVYNPVTDSTDHFMGTSADSSKQTFSRHLEIPGKKKQKLEDHGEKNQKLEDHDGMKILEPTQVPAPGPVPVPSPKSHPSASSGKMLLPQFGTVILISVSAINLFVAL
- the ART3 gene encoding ecto-ADP-ribosyltransferase 3 isoform X6; this encodes MKRKMKTRHFEIVTVLLAAMILVDIFQVKAEVLDMADNAFDDEYLKCTDRMEIKYVPQLLNEEKASHQQLDTVWENAKAKWEARKTQILLPMNFKDNHGIALLAYISEAQEQTPFYHLFNDAVKMAGQSREDYIYGFQFKAFHFYLTRALQLLRRPCKASYKNVVYRTSQGTSFTFGGLNQARFGHFTLAYSAKPQAANDQQTVLSIYTCLGVDIEIFLDKESERITLIPLNEVFQVSQEGAGNNLILQSTNKTCSHYECAFLGGLKTENCVENLEYFQHIYVYNPGKKKQKLEDHGEKNQKLEDHDGMKILEPTQVPGTKIPEPFPLPAPGPVPVPSPKSHPSASSGKMLLPQFGTVILISVSAINLFVAL
- the ART3 gene encoding ecto-ADP-ribosyltransferase 3 isoform X5, giving the protein MKRKMKTRHFEIVTVLLAAMILVDIFQVKAEVLDMADNAFDDEYLKCTDRMEIKYVPQLLNEEKASHQQLDTVWENAKAKWEARKTQILLPMNFKDNHGIALLAYISEAQEQTPFYHLFNDAVKMAGQSREDYIYGFQFKAFHFYLTRALQLLRRPCKASYKNVVYRTSQGTSFTFGGLNQARFGHFTLAYSAKPQAANDQQTVLSIYTCLGVDIEIFLDKESERITLIPLNEVFQVSQEGAGNNLILQSTNKTCSHYECAFLGGLKTENCVENLEYFQHIYVYNPGKKKQKLEDHGEKNQKLEDHDGMKILEPTQVPAPGPVPVPSPKSHPSASSGKMLLPQFGTVILISVSAINLFVAL
- the ART3 gene encoding ecto-ADP-ribosyltransferase 3 isoform X1, which gives rise to MKRKMKTRHFEIVTVLLAAMILVDIFQVKAEVLDMADNAFDDEYLKCTDRMEIKYVPQLLNEEKASHQQLDTVWENAKAKWEARKTQILLPMNFKDNHGIALLAYISEAQEQTPFYHLFNDAVKMAGQSREDYIYGFQFKAFHFYLTRALQLLRRPCKASYKNVVYRTSQGTSFTFGGLNQARFGHFTLAYSAKPQAANDQQTVLSIYTCLGVDIEIFLDKESERITLIPLNEVFQVSQEGAGNNLILQSTNKTCSHYECAFLGGLKTENCVENLEYFQHIYVYNPVTDSTDHFMGTSADSSKQTFSRHLEIPGKKKQKLEDHGEKNQKLEDHDGMKILEPTQVPGTKIPEPFPLPGIEVIQLNEKPEDKSQGNINNPTPGPVPVPSPKSHPSASSGKMLLPQFGTVILISVSAINLFVAL
- the ART3 gene encoding ecto-ADP-ribosyltransferase 3 isoform X3 → MKRKMKTRHFEIVTVLLAAMILVDIFQVKAEVLDMADNAFDDEYLKCTDRMEIKYVPQLLNEEKASHQQLDTVWENAKAKWEARKTQILLPMNFKDNHGIALLAYISEAQEQTPFYHLFNDAVKMAGQSREDYIYGFQFKAFHFYLTRALQLLRRPCKASYKNVVYRTSQGTSFTFGGLNQARFGHFTLAYSAKPQAANDQQTVLSIYTCLGVDIEIFLDKESERITLIPLNEVFQVSQEGAGNNLILQSTNKTCSHYECAFLGGLKTENCVENLEYFQHIYVYNPVTDSTDHFMGTSADSSKQTFSRHLEIPGKKKQKLEDHGEKNQKLEDHDGMKILEPTQVPGTKIPEPFPLPAPGPVPVPSPKSHPSASSGKMLLPQFGTVILISVSAINLFVAL
- the ART3 gene encoding ecto-ADP-ribosyltransferase 3 isoform X2, which produces MKTRHFEIVTVLLAAMILVDIFQVKAEVLDMADNAFDDEYLKCTDRMEIKYVPQLLNEEKASHQQLDTVWENAKAKWEARKTQILLPMNFKDNHGIALLAYISEAQEQTPFYHLFNDAVKMAGQSREDYIYGFQFKAFHFYLTRALQLLRRPCKASYKNVVYRTSQGTSFTFGGLNQARFGHFTLAYSAKPQAANDQQTVLSIYTCLGVDIEIFLDKESERITLIPLNEVFQVSQEGAGNNLILQSTNKTCSHYECAFLGGLKTENCVENLEYFQHIYVYNPVTDSTDHFMGTSADSSKQTFSRHLEIPGKKKQKLEDHGEKNQKLEDHDGMKILEPTQVPGTKIPEPFPLPGIEVIQLNEKPEDKSQGNINNPTPGPVPVPSPKSHPSASSGKMLLPQFGTVILISVSAINLFVAL